The following proteins are co-located in the Limanda limanda chromosome 5, fLimLim1.1, whole genome shotgun sequence genome:
- the LOC133002213 gene encoding P2Y purinoceptor 2 has product MTSEVVSSQLVNGSNNSGSCKEESQHMSLIVLLCLVFFLGFLLNAFSLWVFWFRMPRWTCGTTLQFHLALSDAIATPVTPMMAVYFVMGNEWPFGRFLCQVNIALLSSHFYGSIIFLTLISIHRYTAVVHFSKSSCMKRKPFVKKLCAGVWFVMLIQALVYAFVLHSSKENGSKQCLSIHQKNLTNTYFVINFVLFICGFLLPFGVSVVCYTLLADSLTRLNISTAQGLKIKVKSKRMIGMCLVIFGLCFLPLNVIRTVGVVLKKNYPLNCHLLLQIEKAYYACWILAGVNSCLDPLLYCFGSQNFRDIFKSLRIVQGDAPNRSDSEMFANQ; this is encoded by the coding sequence ATGACGTCTGAGGTGGTTTCCTCACAGCTTGTAAACGGCAGTAATAATTCTGGATCTTGTAAGGAGGAGAGCCAGCACATGTCCCTCATCGTCCTCCTGTGCCTTGTCTTCTTCTTGGGCTTCCTCCTCAACGCCTTCAGCCTCTGGGTCTTCTGGTTCCGGATGCCCCGCTGGACCTGTGGAACAACACTGCAGTTCCACTTGGCCCTCAGCGACGCCATCGCGACCCCAGTCACTCCAATGATGGCGGTATACTTCGTTATGGGCAACGAATGGCCCTTTGGACGGTTCCTGTGCCAGGTCAACATCGCTCTGCTCAGTTCACATTTCTACGGCAGCATCATATTCCTCACTCTCATCAGTATTCATCGGTACACAGCTGTGGTGCACTTCAGCAAAAGCTCATGTATGAAACGAAAGCCGTTTGTCAAGAAGCTGTGTGCAGGAGTTTGGTTTGTGATGCTGATCCAGGCTCTGGTCTATGCTTTTGTGCTTCATTCCAGCAAAGAAAACGGAAGCAAACAGTGTCTCTCCATCCATCAGAAGAACCTGACCAACACCTACTTTGTCATTAACTTTGTCCTGTTCATCTGTGGGTTCTTGCTCCCTTTCGGCGTGTCTGTTGTGTGCTACACCCTTCTGGCAGACTCCTTAACTCGCCTCAACATTAGCACAGCTCAAGGTCTGAAGATCAAGGTGAAATCTAAGAGGATGATAGGCATGTGTCTGGTGATATTCGGGCTGTGTTTCCTGCCTCTGAACGTGATACGAACTGTGGGAGTGGTACTTAAGAAAAACTACCCGCTCAACTGCCACCTTCTCCTGCAGATTGAGAAGGCGTATTATGCCTGCTGGATCCTAGCAGGAGTGAACAGCTGCCTGGATCCACTGTTGTACTGTTTTGGTTCTCAAAACTTCCGAGACATATTTAAGTCTCTAAGAATTGTGCAGGGAGATGCTCCAAACAGGAGTGATTCAGAAATGTTTGCGAATCAGTAG